The following are encoded in a window of Chionomys nivalis chromosome X, mChiNiv1.1, whole genome shotgun sequence genomic DNA:
- the LOC130867467 gene encoding melanoma-associated antigen 10-like, protein MDPTETSQGLHLPDSAQSQREARGLVGAQVPISEAGEEEATATTSGGVSFGRMLRSPHSAQRASSSPTAMGFIAVASSAQAFGNQASHVANPEPPLQNGLNSKIMDLVLFLLLKYRSKEITTKAEILHMVIGDHEAHYSVIFTKAADCMRLMFGLEIIENNPLGNPLVHPYSLVHALGITYDEMQHGFPGIPKTGLVIVILCIIFIEDDCVSEEVLRSILNRMGLYAGRDHFMCGEPRKLITVHFVQEGYLEYRQVPDSDPPSHEFLWGPRAHAETTKVKVLKFFARVVKQDPISYVFPMQRDEIERSEAMIPPTVALLP, encoded by the coding sequence ATGGATCCTACCGAGACCAGCCAGGGCCTCCACCTCCCTGACAGCGCTCAGTCCCAAAGGGAGGCAAGAGGTCTGGTGGGAGCCCAGGTCCCCATATCTgaggcaggggaggaggaggcCACTGCCACCACCTCGGGGGGTGTGTCTTTTGGAAGAATGCTGAGGTCTCCCCACAGTGCTCAGAgagcctcctcttctcccaccgCCATGGGCTTCATTGCAGTGGCATCATCTGCTCAGGCCTTTGGCAATcaagctagccatgtggctaatcCCGAGCCTCCACTGCAGAATGGGCTCAATAGCAAGATCATGGATTTGGTTCTCTTCCTACTCCTCAAGTACAGGAGCAAGGAGATAACAACTAAGGCAGAAATTCTGCACATGGTCATCGGAGATCATGAGGCACACTATTCTGTGATCTTTACGAAGGCCGCTGACTGCATGCGGCTGATGTTTGGCCTTGAGATAATAGAAAATAACCCCCTTGGGAACCCTCTTGTCCACCCCTACTCTCTTGTCCATGCTCTTGGGATCACCTATGATGAGATGCAGCATGGTTTCCCAGGCATACCCAAGACAGGCCTTGTGATAGTCATACTGTGCATCATCTTCATAGAGGATGACTGTGTCAGTGAGGAGGTGTTGCGGAGTATATTGAACAGGATGGGGCTCTATGCTGGGAGGGATCATTTCATGTGCGGGGAGCCCAGGAAACTCATCACTGTGCATTTTGTGCAGGAAGGGTATCTGGAGTACAGGCAGGTGCCAGATAGTGATCCTCCCAGCCATGAGTTCCTGTGGGGCCCAAGAGCCCATGCTGAAACCACCAAGGTGAAAGTCTTGAAGTTTTTTGCCAGAGTTGTTAAGCAGGATCCCATATCCTACGTTTTCCCTATGCAGAGAGATGAGATTGAGAGGTCTGAGGCCATGATCCCCCCAACAGTGGCACTCCTGCCCTGA